The following are encoded in a window of Mycobacterium vicinigordonae genomic DNA:
- a CDS encoding LppX_LprAFG lipoprotein: MKLAPLACRRDLVAAALAVVLVLGGCGSNGTNGKAPASTTSATNAEAAKLLKSAAEVMRKVTGTHLKVAVRGEVPNIGVSKFEADVSNTPQTAATGVATIPVGGDSQEAQVVFVDGHLYSDLGQPGSYTDFGTGTSIYNVSVLLDPGKGLANLLTNLKNGSVAGSQQLDGVATTKITGDSSADDVATLAGVRLTEASVATVPTTVWTASDGSSHLVQIQISPTANASMTLSMSDWGKQVTATRPG; this comes from the coding sequence ATGAAGCTTGCACCGCTCGCCTGCCGACGCGACCTAGTCGCCGCCGCGCTGGCCGTCGTGCTGGTGCTGGGCGGCTGCGGCAGCAACGGTACGAACGGTAAAGCACCCGCCAGCACCACCTCCGCCACTAACGCGGAGGCCGCCAAGCTGCTCAAGTCGGCCGCTGAAGTGATGCGCAAAGTCACCGGCACGCACCTCAAAGTCGCCGTCCGAGGTGAGGTGCCCAACATCGGGGTGAGCAAATTCGAAGCTGACGTCTCCAACACACCCCAAACCGCCGCCACCGGCGTCGCGACGATCCCGGTGGGCGGTGACAGCCAAGAGGCCCAGGTCGTCTTCGTTGACGGGCATCTTTACTCCGACCTCGGCCAGCCCGGGTCCTACACCGACTTCGGGACCGGCACTTCGATCTATAACGTGTCGGTGCTCCTAGACCCCGGCAAAGGATTGGCCAACCTGCTGACCAACCTGAAGAACGGCTCGGTGGCTGGCAGCCAGCAGCTCGACGGCGTCGCCACCACCAAAATCACCGGGGACTCCTCGGCCGACGACGTCGCCACGCTGGCCGGGGTCCGCCTGACCGAAGCGAGCGTCGCAACCGTGCCGACCACCGTGTGGACCGCGTCGGACGGGTCGTCCCACCTCGTGCAGATCCAGATCTCCCCCACCGCGAACGCCTCGATGACGCTGAGCATGTCCGACTGGGGCAAGCAGGTCACCGCTACCAGACCCGGCTAG
- a CDS encoding DUF4189 domain-containing protein — translation MTRSPRRRLTIAAARMAGGIAIAVALTPVAHAADSYGAIAYSPNGMWGRSHTIASKEDAEATALKSCGASDCKVMISFTGCGAVAAKNGAGTAKEYQAGIGPDLRTAMKDALGKLPDGYIDTWACN, via the coding sequence ATGACCAGGAGCCCCCGCCGGCGGCTGACAATTGCCGCCGCCCGGATGGCCGGCGGCATCGCGATTGCTGTCGCACTGACACCCGTCGCTCACGCCGCCGACTCTTACGGTGCGATCGCCTATTCCCCCAACGGCATGTGGGGGCGCTCGCACACCATAGCCAGCAAAGAAGACGCTGAGGCGACGGCGTTGAAATCCTGCGGTGCCTCGGACTGCAAAGTTATGATCAGCTTCACCGGATGCGGCGCGGTCGCCGCCAAGAACGGCGCCGGCACAGCGAAGGAATACCAGGCCGGCATCGGTCCGGATCTGCGCACCGCGATGAAGGACGCTCTCGGCAAGCTCCCTGACGGGTACATCGACACCTGGGCCTGCAACTGA
- a CDS encoding C39 family peptidase, translated as MTTLKIPSIARTVKFALVATAAAGTLALGLAGPAQASGNGPMYGDPVAAEKYWQHQKYDDCAIMSSAEVVGQITGKLPSERSIVKVAQTTPSVAHSGSIYVKPADKNDPNSGMGTDPDDLPTLLAHYGIHADNGNASGMEALERNLGGGHAVIVVLNAEMIWNQPIQNKGKNGQPRADHAVAVTGVDTTNGVVHLNDSGSEKGKNEQIPMAVFVKAWATSGNFMTVTRETHK; from the coding sequence ATGACCACCCTCAAGATCCCCAGCATCGCACGGACCGTCAAGTTCGCCCTGGTCGCCACTGCGGCCGCCGGTACTCTTGCGCTCGGACTCGCCGGACCCGCCCAGGCTTCCGGCAACGGCCCGATGTACGGCGACCCGGTCGCAGCCGAGAAGTACTGGCAGCACCAGAAGTACGACGACTGCGCCATCATGTCCAGCGCCGAGGTGGTTGGCCAGATCACCGGAAAGCTCCCCTCGGAGCGCTCGATCGTCAAGGTCGCCCAGACCACACCGAGTGTCGCCCACTCCGGCTCCATCTACGTCAAGCCGGCCGACAAGAACGACCCAAACTCCGGCATGGGGACCGACCCCGACGACCTGCCCACCCTGTTGGCGCACTACGGGATTCATGCAGACAACGGCAACGCCTCCGGAATGGAGGCCCTTGAGCGGAATCTCGGCGGCGGGCACGCGGTCATCGTCGTACTCAATGCCGAGATGATCTGGAACCAGCCCATCCAGAACAAGGGCAAGAACGGCCAGCCCCGCGCCGACCACGCGGTCGCGGTCACCGGCGTCGACACCACCAACGGTGTCGTACACCTCAACGACAGCGGCAGCGAAAAAGGAAAGAACGAGCAGATCCCGATGGCCGTCTTCGTCAAGGCCTGGGCCACCAGCGGCAACTTCATGACCGTCACCCGGGAAACCCACAAGTGA
- a CDS encoding C39 family peptidase translates to MRSRLLCAAKAILVTLVITAAGATALSLASPASAAAGITYGNPAAAAKWWRYQKYDDCVLMASADVVGQMTGSEPSEDAIINLAQSTPSTMHPGSIYIRPTDEKNPNSGNGTSRLDIPALLGHYGVGAQATDEITAETTGLATGMKALQHYLGGGRAVIVSVNAEMIWGEPIESKDDDGNPVSDHAVVVTGVDTAGSVVHLNDSGTRSGRDERIPLDLFTRAWATSHYFLVFTGGTIKP, encoded by the coding sequence ATGCGCAGCAGGCTCCTATGCGCCGCCAAGGCCATTCTGGTGACCCTGGTGATCACAGCCGCCGGCGCGACCGCGCTGAGTCTGGCCAGCCCGGCTAGCGCTGCTGCCGGCATCACCTACGGCAATCCCGCCGCGGCCGCCAAGTGGTGGCGCTACCAGAAATACGACGACTGCGTCCTGATGGCCAGCGCTGACGTTGTCGGCCAGATGACCGGCAGCGAACCGTCGGAAGACGCGATCATCAACCTCGCCCAATCCACGCCGAGCACCATGCACCCTGGCTCGATTTACATCAGACCCACCGACGAGAAGAACCCGAACTCGGGCAACGGAACCAGCCGGCTCGACATCCCGGCCTTACTGGGGCACTACGGCGTCGGCGCCCAGGCGACCGACGAGATCACGGCAGAAACGACGGGCCTGGCCACTGGAATGAAGGCGCTACAACACTACCTGGGCGGCGGCCGCGCCGTCATCGTCAGCGTCAACGCCGAAATGATCTGGGGTGAACCGATTGAGAGCAAAGACGACGACGGCAACCCGGTATCCGACCATGCCGTTGTGGTGACCGGCGTCGATACCGCAGGCAGCGTCGTGCACCTCAACGACAGCGGCACCCGCAGCGGTCGCGACGAGCGGATCCCGCTGGACCTTTTCACCAGGGCATGGGCCACCAGCCATTACTTCCTGGTTTTCACCGGCGGAACGATCAAGCCTTGA
- the embR gene encoding ATPase/transcriptional regulator EmbR (Phosphorylation of EmbR by cognate serine/threonine kinase PknH leads to increased DNA-binding activity, increased expression of embCAB genes, and reduced senstivity to ethambutol.) yields the protein MAGSAMDVSLEFGVLGPLEMSIDGTLVPLGTPKQRAVLAMLVINRNRPVGVDSLITALWEEWPPSGARASIHSYVSNLRKLVSGAGVDSRVVLAAAPPGYRLTISENTCDLGRFIAEKTAGVHAAAAGRFEQASQHLSAALKEWRGPVLDDLRDFQFVDSFATALVEDKIIAHTAKAEAEIACGRASAVISELEALTNEHPYREPLWAQLITAYYLTDRQSDALNAYRRVKTTLADDLGIDPGPNLRALNERVLRQEPLDAKQNAKVTAVGTVTALDQRTMAASQKVTAYLHELATGRDYHLRGAATRIGRLSDNDIVLDSANVSRHHAVIVDTGTNFIINDQRSSNGVHVRHQRIRVAATINDGDHIRICDHEFTFRVTARTDA from the coding sequence ATGGCTGGTAGCGCGATGGACGTAAGTCTCGAATTCGGTGTGCTCGGACCGCTGGAAATGAGCATCGACGGCACGCTGGTGCCGCTGGGCACCCCTAAGCAGCGGGCGGTGCTGGCCATGCTGGTCATCAACCGCAATAGGCCCGTCGGCGTCGACTCGCTGATCACCGCCCTTTGGGAGGAATGGCCACCGTCAGGGGCGCGGGCCAGCATCCACTCCTACGTGTCGAACCTGCGCAAGCTCGTCAGCGGCGCCGGGGTTGACTCCCGCGTGGTACTGGCCGCGGCGCCGCCCGGCTACCGGCTGACCATTTCCGAGAACACCTGCGATCTCGGCAGATTCATCGCCGAGAAGACCGCAGGTGTGCACGCCGCCGCCGCGGGGCGGTTCGAACAAGCCAGCCAGCATCTGTCGGCGGCATTGAAGGAATGGCGCGGGCCGGTGCTCGACGACCTGCGAGACTTTCAGTTCGTCGATTCCTTCGCCACCGCGTTGGTCGAGGACAAGATCATCGCGCACACCGCCAAGGCCGAGGCCGAGATCGCCTGCGGCAGGGCCTCGGCGGTGATCTCCGAGCTGGAGGCGCTGACCAACGAACATCCCTACCGGGAACCACTGTGGGCGCAGCTGATCACCGCCTACTACCTCACCGACCGCCAGTCCGACGCGCTGAACGCATATCGCCGGGTGAAGACGACGCTCGCCGATGACTTGGGCATCGACCCGGGGCCGAATCTGCGTGCCCTCAACGAGCGGGTGTTGCGCCAGGAGCCCCTGGACGCCAAACAGAATGCGAAGGTCACCGCCGTCGGCACCGTCACGGCACTCGACCAGCGCACGATGGCCGCCAGCCAGAAGGTCACCGCATACCTGCATGAACTCGCCACCGGCCGGGATTACCACCTGCGCGGCGCCGCGACCCGGATCGGCCGACTCAGCGATAACGACATCGTGCTGGACAGCGCGAATGTCAGCCGCCATCACGCCGTCATCGTCGACACCGGGACCAACTTCATCATCAACGACCAACGGTCCTCGAACGGTGTCCATGTGCGCCACCAGCGGATCCGGGTCGCCGCCACCATCAACGACGGCGACCACATCCGCATCTGCGACCACGAATTCACCTTCCGGGTCACCGCACGCACCGATGCCTGA
- a CDS encoding serine/threonine-protein kinase, which produces MSEASGSRVGSMFGPYHLKRLLGRGGMGEVYEAEHTVKEWTVAVKLMTAEFSKDPVFRERMKREARIAGRLQEPHVVPIHDYGEIDGQMYLEMRMIEGTDLDSVLKRFGPLTPPRAVAIITQIASALDAAHAAGVMHRDVKPPNILVTRDDFAYLVDFGIASATTDEKLTQLGTAVGTWKYMAPERFSNDEVTYRADIYALACVLYECLTGSPPYRADSATTLVTAHLMDPVPQVSIARAGIPKAFDAVIARGMAKKPEDRYASAGDFARAAHDALSNPDQDHAENILRKSRESNLPGTAALSGPQAAPPGPPPPAAPPQYSPPPSYGAPPGSGAVPHQGPPSGPSWAPDQGPPSGPSWAPASGPVSAPSGPVSGPSGPTSAPQYLGSGGWGGNPAPPPSGPNPWDQGNQPAKKRNPWPIVAAAAAVVLVLILVGVVIVMATGSDDKQEAGGTTTSVTTSSSRTSVTTRTPPSTTPGGEPSSKLMSMLPSGYAPGVCTTTTPKPNTVWSTSQAMITCGQNTNPGGPSHAIYGLYPNLAALKQSFQDDINAVQLTNCPGEGASPGGWHYDRDPTVTAGMIACGTYKNHPNVIWSTEGKLMLSDVFGDPATLEELHTWWTKYG; this is translated from the coding sequence ATGAGCGAGGCGTCAGGCTCGCGGGTGGGCTCGATGTTCGGGCCCTACCACCTCAAGCGGTTGCTGGGGCGCGGCGGAATGGGCGAGGTCTACGAGGCCGAGCACACCGTCAAGGAGTGGACGGTGGCCGTCAAGTTGATGACAGCCGAGTTCAGCAAAGACCCCGTCTTCCGTGAACGCATGAAGCGCGAAGCCCGCATCGCCGGGCGTCTGCAAGAACCGCATGTGGTGCCGATCCACGACTACGGCGAAATCGACGGACAGATGTACCTCGAGATGCGCATGATCGAGGGCACCGACCTGGACAGCGTCCTGAAGAGATTCGGCCCGCTGACGCCGCCGCGCGCGGTGGCCATCATCACCCAGATCGCCTCGGCCCTCGACGCCGCCCACGCGGCGGGGGTAATGCACCGCGACGTCAAGCCACCCAACATCTTGGTCACCCGCGACGACTTCGCTTACCTGGTCGACTTCGGCATTGCCAGCGCCACCACCGACGAAAAGCTGACTCAGCTGGGCACCGCGGTGGGCACCTGGAAATACATGGCGCCCGAACGCTTTTCCAACGATGAGGTCACCTACCGCGCCGACATCTACGCACTCGCCTGCGTGCTCTACGAGTGCCTGACCGGCAGCCCGCCCTACCGGGCCGACAGTGCCACCACGCTGGTCACCGCTCACCTGATGGACCCGGTTCCGCAGGTCAGCATCGCCCGCGCCGGCATTCCGAAAGCATTCGACGCGGTCATCGCACGCGGCATGGCGAAAAAGCCCGAGGATCGGTACGCCAGCGCCGGCGACTTCGCCCGCGCCGCACACGACGCACTCAGCAACCCCGACCAGGACCACGCCGAGAACATCCTGCGCAAGAGCCGGGAGTCGAACCTGCCGGGCACTGCGGCACTTTCCGGGCCGCAGGCCGCACCCCCCGGACCCCCGCCACCGGCGGCCCCGCCGCAGTACTCGCCGCCGCCCTCCTATGGCGCCCCGCCCGGTTCGGGAGCGGTCCCTCATCAGGGACCGCCCAGCGGTCCGAGCTGGGCGCCGGATCAGGGACCGCCCAGCGGTCCGAGCTGGGCGCCGGCCAGCGGTCCGGTGTCGGCACCGAGCGGTCCGGTGTCGGGACCCAGTGGCCCCACCTCGGCGCCGCAGTACCTCGGTAGCGGCGGCTGGGGTGGCAATCCGGCCCCGCCGCCGAGCGGTCCGAACCCCTGGGACCAGGGCAACCAGCCGGCCAAGAAGCGCAACCCGTGGCCGATCGTTGCAGCGGCCGCGGCAGTTGTCCTCGTCCTCATACTCGTGGGTGTGGTGATCGTGATGGCCACCGGCTCGGACGACAAGCAGGAGGCGGGCGGCACCACCACGTCGGTCACCACCAGCTCGAGCAGGACCTCCGTCACGACCAGAACTCCGCCGTCGACCACTCCGGGCGGTGAGCCGTCCAGCAAGTTGATGTCGATGCTGCCGTCCGGCTACGCCCCGGGCGTGTGCACCACGACCACTCCGAAGCCGAACACCGTGTGGAGCACTTCGCAGGCGATGATCACCTGCGGGCAAAACACCAACCCGGGTGGGCCGAGCCACGCGATCTACGGGCTCTACCCCAACCTGGCCGCGCTCAAGCAGTCGTTCCAAGACGACATCAACGCGGTGCAGCTGACGAACTGCCCCGGCGAGGGCGCGTCGCCGGGTGGCTGGCATTACGACCGCGACCCGACCGTCACCGCCGGCATGATCGCCTGCGGCACCTACAAGAACCACCCCAACGTGATCTGGAGCACCGAGGGCAAGCTCATGCTGAGCGACGTGTTCGGTGATCCCGCCACCCTTGAGGAACTGCACACCTGGTGGACCAAATACGGCTGA
- a CDS encoding serine/threonine-protein kinase, with amino-acid sequence MSQAPDSGAGSMFGPYRFTRLIGRGGMGEVYEAEHTVKGWTVAVKLMSETVSKDPVFRERMKREARIAGRLQEPHVVPIHDYGEINGQMFLEMRLIEGDDLDDMLQRYGPLPPARAIAIITQVASALDAAHALGVTHRDVKPPNILITRDDFAYLVDFGIASAKTEEKLTQLGAPVGTWKYMGPERFSDSEVTLRADVYSLACVLYECLTGTAPYPSDSAGVLISAHMMNPIPRPSAAREGIPQALDAVIARGMAKRPADRYASAGELARAARDALSDPDRDRVSDIVRRSQETALPERFVDPTTVQHPRPPQPPPPRRSGPVQTVPPPSNHPPSGQRPPPPGPRAPLPPQMPAAPTGSAGARPTWAPALVPSGPIPGAPPPAPGSPASAHWAGGTPPGAPVAPPLRGPAPWQPAAPGRNHWAIVAGVAALVLLLIVGAIGIWAATKDDGSAQASGHSTTTTRTTTRTTDSTTAPTTRTPSSSSSAAQARLLSSLPAGYPAGSCKNDDKTMPGALVSVTCGQNTDSNGPRVSAYGLFADLTAVKNAFSGFIGTFTVQQCPGGKASPTTWWHTKDPKTILGQMACGNYQGDPQVMWSNEQTLVFALVSGKPQGPSLDQIFKWWGSHS; translated from the coding sequence ATGAGCCAGGCACCAGACTCTGGTGCGGGGTCGATGTTCGGGCCCTACCGCTTCACCCGATTGATCGGTCGCGGCGGGATGGGCGAGGTCTACGAGGCTGAGCACACCGTCAAAGGGTGGACGGTTGCCGTCAAGCTGATGTCGGAAACCGTCAGCAAAGATCCGGTGTTCCGGGAACGGATGAAGCGCGAAGCCCGTATCGCCGGTCGGCTGCAGGAGCCGCACGTCGTACCGATCCACGACTACGGCGAGATCAACGGCCAGATGTTCCTCGAGATGCGCCTCATCGAAGGCGACGATCTCGACGACATGCTGCAGCGCTATGGCCCGCTGCCGCCCGCGCGCGCGATCGCCATCATCACCCAGGTCGCCTCGGCGCTGGACGCCGCGCACGCGCTCGGCGTGACACACCGCGACGTCAAACCGCCCAACATCCTGATCACTCGCGACGACTTCGCCTACCTGGTCGACTTCGGCATCGCCAGCGCCAAGACTGAGGAGAAGCTCACCCAGCTGGGCGCCCCGGTGGGCACCTGGAAATACATGGGCCCCGAACGGTTCAGTGACAGCGAGGTGACCCTGCGGGCCGACGTCTACTCGCTGGCCTGCGTGCTCTATGAGTGCCTGACCGGCACCGCGCCCTACCCTTCCGACAGCGCCGGCGTGCTGATCAGCGCACACATGATGAACCCAATCCCGCGGCCCAGCGCGGCGCGCGAAGGCATTCCTCAGGCGCTGGACGCGGTGATCGCCCGCGGCATGGCCAAGCGCCCGGCGGATCGTTACGCCAGCGCCGGCGAACTCGCCCGTGCCGCGCGTGATGCGCTCAGCGACCCCGACCGCGACCGGGTCTCCGACATTGTGCGCCGCTCCCAGGAAACGGCGTTGCCCGAGCGGTTCGTCGATCCGACGACCGTGCAGCATCCGCGACCACCGCAGCCACCCCCGCCCCGGCGGTCTGGTCCGGTGCAGACGGTACCGCCGCCCTCGAACCACCCGCCGTCCGGCCAGCGCCCCCCACCGCCCGGCCCCCGTGCGCCGCTCCCCCCGCAGATGCCTGCTGCCCCAACGGGTTCCGCGGGTGCTCGCCCGACCTGGGCGCCCGCGCTTGTACCCAGTGGACCCATCCCCGGCGCGCCGCCGCCCGCACCCGGTTCACCGGCGTCGGCGCATTGGGCCGGCGGTACACCGCCCGGCGCACCCGTAGCACCGCCATTGCGCGGACCGGCTCCATGGCAGCCCGCGGCACCCGGACGCAACCACTGGGCGATCGTCGCCGGCGTAGCGGCGCTGGTGCTGCTGCTCATCGTGGGCGCCATCGGCATCTGGGCGGCCACCAAGGACGACGGCAGTGCTCAGGCGAGCGGACACTCGACGACCACAACCCGCACGACGACCCGCACCACCGACTCCACCACTGCGCCGACGACGCGTACACCGTCGTCGAGTTCTTCCGCGGCCCAGGCGCGCCTGCTGAGTTCGCTACCTGCCGGATATCCCGCCGGATCCTGCAAGAACGACGACAAGACGATGCCGGGAGCACTGGTTTCGGTGACCTGCGGGCAAAACACCGACAGCAACGGCCCCAGGGTCTCGGCGTATGGGTTGTTCGCCGATCTCACCGCGGTAAAGAACGCGTTCAGCGGTTTCATCGGAACCTTCACGGTCCAGCAGTGTCCCGGCGGCAAGGCATCCCCAACCACCTGGTGGCACACCAAAGACCCGAAAACCATCCTCGGTCAGATGGCGTGCGGCAACTACCAAGGCGACCCACAGGTGATGTGGAGCAACGAGCAGACGTTAGTGTTCGCGCTCGTCTCCGGCAAGCCCCAGGGCCCCAGCCTCGACCAAATTTTCAAGTGGTGGGGTTCGCACTCCTGA
- a CDS encoding serine/threonine-protein kinase PknH/PknJ — protein MSDTQGSRVGSMFGPYHLKRLLGRGGMGEVYEAEHTVKEWTVAVKLMTAEFSKDPVFRERMKREARIAGRLMEPHVVPIHDYGEIDGQMYLEMRMIEGTDLDSLLKRFGPLTPPRAVAIITQIASALDAAHAAGVMHRDVKPPNILITRDDFAYLVDFGIASATTDEKLTQLGTAVGTWKYMAPERFSSDEVTYRADIYALACVLYECLTGGPPYRADSAGILVTAHLRDPVPQASTARAGIPKAFDAVIARGMAKKPEDRYASAGDFALAAHEALSDPDQDHADKIVRRSQEATLPGPPATVVPPTMPAGAMSPPRSTPPPRSTPIPRSTTPPPAPRPGPPQYGGAPGSSGPVPQQRPPAAAGNPGWGASSGPISAPNPPPQNPGYYPGGSPPSTPIPYPPSGPVPGWNQPPVPPKKRNPWPIIAAVIIAVALVAGGIGIYLATRPEPARKQKPIAEDRLNALLLSTSDINSVMGSSTMQAGKTLTSMDTSDVTLSAPDCRGARYVGAAPVFAGTGYTGISAVQLAEPDEDYKHWVVQATVAFPTAEKARAFMDSSLTKWKSCAGNTLTVTSKSKTYRWTFADVQGAPPKITIMDTQEGADGWECQRAMGLANNVIVDINACGYQISDQGSQIVDRIIANINKENKEK, from the coding sequence ATGAGCGACACACAGGGCTCGCGGGTGGGGTCGATGTTCGGGCCCTATCACCTGAAGCGATTACTGGGCCGCGGCGGAATGGGCGAGGTCTACGAGGCCGAGCACACCGTCAAGGAGTGGACGGTGGCCGTCAAGTTGATGACAGCCGAGTTCAGCAAAGACCCCGTCTTCCGTGAACGCATGAAGCGCGAGGCCCGCATCGCGGGCCGATTGATGGAACCGCATGTGGTGCCGATCCACGACTACGGCGAAATCGACGGACAGATGTACCTCGAGATGCGCATGATCGAGGGCACCGACCTGGACAGCCTGCTCAAGCGGTTCGGCCCGCTGACGCCGCCGCGCGCGGTGGCCATCATCACCCAGATCGCCTCGGCCCTCGACGCCGCCCACGCGGCGGGGGTAATGCACCGCGACGTCAAGCCACCCAACATCCTGATCACGCGCGACGACTTCGCTTACCTGGTCGACTTCGGCATTGCCAGCGCCACCACCGACGAGAAGCTGACTCAACTGGGCACCGCGGTGGGCACCTGGAAATACATGGCGCCCGAACGCTTTTCGAGCGATGAGGTCACCTACCGCGCCGACATCTACGCACTCGCCTGCGTGCTCTACGAGTGCCTGACCGGTGGGCCGCCTTACCGGGCAGATAGCGCCGGGATTTTGGTGACGGCGCACCTGCGGGATCCCGTCCCGCAGGCCAGCACCGCCCGCGCCGGCATTCCGAAAGCATTCGACGCGGTCATCGCTCGCGGCATGGCGAAAAAGCCCGAGGATCGGTACGCCAGCGCCGGCGACTTCGCCCTAGCAGCGCACGAGGCACTCAGCGACCCCGACCAGGACCATGCCGACAAGATCGTCCGCCGCAGCCAGGAAGCCACACTGCCTGGTCCCCCAGCAACGGTAGTGCCGCCGACGATGCCGGCCGGCGCGATGTCTCCGCCGCGCTCCACTCCACCGCCGCGGTCCACCCCTATTCCGCGGTCGACGACCCCGCCGCCGGCTCCGCGGCCCGGGCCCCCTCAGTACGGCGGCGCGCCCGGCTCGTCAGGACCAGTCCCGCAGCAGCGGCCGCCGGCTGCGGCGGGCAACCCCGGCTGGGGCGCGTCGAGCGGTCCGATCTCGGCACCGAACCCGCCACCGCAGAATCCCGGGTACTACCCGGGCGGCAGCCCGCCCAGCACACCGATCCCGTATCCGCCGTCGGGTCCGGTCCCTGGCTGGAACCAGCCGCCGGTGCCGCCGAAAAAGCGCAACCCGTGGCCCATCATCGCCGCCGTCATCATCGCCGTCGCACTCGTAGCCGGTGGCATCGGTATCTATCTGGCGACTCGGCCCGAACCGGCCCGCAAGCAGAAGCCGATCGCCGAGGATCGGCTCAATGCGCTGCTGCTGAGCACGTCGGACATCAACTCGGTGATGGGCTCGTCGACGATGCAAGCCGGTAAGACCCTGACATCAATGGACACCTCAGACGTAACGCTGTCGGCGCCCGACTGCCGGGGAGCACGGTATGTCGGTGCGGCGCCGGTGTTCGCCGGCACCGGGTATACCGGGATCAGCGCGGTGCAGCTGGCCGAGCCTGACGAGGACTACAAGCACTGGGTGGTGCAGGCCACCGTCGCGTTCCCGACGGCCGAGAAGGCCCGCGCATTCATGGACAGTTCGCTGACGAAATGGAAGAGCTGCGCGGGCAACACGCTAACTGTCACCAGCAAGTCGAAGACCTACCGCTGGACGTTCGCCGACGTGCAGGGCGCACCGCCGAAGATCACCATCATGGACACCCAGGAGGGCGCCGACGGCTGGGAGTGTCAGCGGGCAATGGGCTTGGCGAACAACGTGATCGTCGACATCAACGCCTGCGGCTATCAGATCAGCGATCAGGGCAGTCAGATCGTGGACAGGATCATCGCCAACATCAACAAAGAGAACAAAGAGAAATAG
- a CDS encoding adenylate/guanylate cyclase domain-containing protein: MERNIDDLLDGLDGVQRAERAELVNWLLEQGITAEEIRTTSPPLLLASRHLIGDDGTYVSTREISESRGVDLELLQRVQRAIGLARVDDPDAAVHLRADVEAAANAQRFVDIGLPPDQVVTVVRVLAEGLSHAAEVMRYTALSAIIRPGVTELQVAQASKALVGQIVPLLGPMIQDMLFMQLRHMMENEAVNAGERAAGQPLPGARWVSVAFADLVGFTKLGEVVSAEELGQLAGRLADLARDMTAPPVRFIKTIGDAVMFVCPDPAPLLDTMVKLVEAVDTDDEFPRLRAGVACGMAVSRAGDWFGSPVNAASRVTGAARPGTVLVAESVRDAMEAAGDGEAFQWSFAGGRRLKGIKGETKVFRIRRA, from the coding sequence GTGGAGCGCAACATCGACGACCTGCTCGACGGCTTGGACGGCGTGCAGCGCGCCGAGCGCGCCGAGTTAGTGAATTGGCTGCTGGAGCAAGGCATCACCGCCGAGGAGATCCGAACGACCAGCCCGCCCCTGCTGCTGGCGAGCCGGCACCTGATCGGTGACGACGGCACCTACGTGTCCACCCGCGAGATCAGCGAGAGCCGCGGCGTCGATCTGGAGTTGCTGCAGCGGGTGCAGCGTGCCATCGGGCTGGCCAGGGTCGACGATCCGGATGCGGCGGTGCATCTGCGCGCCGACGTCGAGGCTGCGGCCAATGCGCAGCGCTTCGTCGACATCGGCCTGCCGCCCGACCAGGTGGTGACCGTGGTGCGCGTGCTCGCCGAGGGCCTGTCGCACGCAGCCGAGGTGATGCGGTACACGGCACTGTCGGCGATCATCCGCCCGGGGGTCACCGAGTTGCAGGTCGCCCAGGCGTCTAAGGCGCTGGTCGGTCAGATCGTGCCGCTGCTCGGCCCGATGATCCAGGACATGTTGTTCATGCAGCTGCGGCACATGATGGAGAACGAAGCCGTGAATGCCGGCGAACGTGCCGCCGGCCAGCCGTTGCCGGGCGCGCGCTGGGTCAGCGTTGCTTTCGCCGACCTGGTCGGGTTCACCAAGTTGGGCGAAGTGGTTTCCGCGGAGGAGTTGGGTCAGTTGGCGGGCAGGTTGGCCGATCTCGCGCGGGACATGACCGCGCCGCCGGTCCGGTTCATCAAGACGATCGGCGACGCGGTGATGTTCGTCTGTCCCGATCCGGCGCCGTTGCTGGACACCATGGTCAAGCTGGTCGAGGCGGTGGACACCGACGACGAGTTCCCGCGTCTTCGTGCCGGAGTGGCCTGCGGCATGGCGGTGAGCCGGGCCGGGGACTGGTTCGGCAGCCCGGTCAACGCGGCAAGCCGGGTGACCGGCGCGGCCCGGCCTGGCACGGTACTGGTCGCCGAGTCGGTCCGCGATGCGATGGAAGCAGCCGGCGACGGCGAGGCCTTCCAATGGTCTTTCGCCGGCGGTCGGCGTCTCAAGGGCATCAAGGGAGAAACCAAAGTGTTCCGGATTCGGCGGGCCTAG